In Hyphomicrobiales bacterium, a single window of DNA contains:
- a CDS encoding helix-turn-helix domain-containing protein, giving the protein MKNHRPVIALLAAPTSSAAVLFGIYDVLFSAGMVFPDMVLGEPGAESLDVRIVSADGQAFRCPGNIVVEPHASITTISACDAVIVCDMYSPIHAVARSEYAAFVPWLQQLHRQGVLICSVCSGTLMLAEAGLLDGKEIASHWAYAELIAQEFPKCTFRRDSILCLTHEADGIVTAGGVTSWQELVLYVITKFCGPDIARQTAKVHLLTGHEAGQLIFAAMNRRKNSSDAVIAACQGWIADNYSEPNPVQRMSEMSALNARTFARRFKSATGRSPMDYVLELRIEEAKQILETSGFAVDDVSAQVGYLDPAAFRRVFRKIAGVTPQEYRRRYSRIGRTATAT; this is encoded by the coding sequence ATGAAAAACCACCGGCCCGTCATCGCCTTGCTTGCGGCGCCCACGAGTTCGGCCGCCGTACTGTTCGGCATCTATGATGTCCTCTTTTCCGCCGGCATGGTTTTTCCTGACATGGTGCTGGGCGAGCCCGGCGCGGAGAGTCTGGATGTCAGGATCGTCTCTGCCGATGGTCAAGCCTTCCGATGTCCCGGCAACATTGTTGTCGAGCCCCATGCAAGCATCACAACCATTAGCGCATGTGATGCCGTCATCGTCTGCGACATGTACAGTCCCATCCATGCCGTGGCCCGCAGCGAGTACGCAGCGTTTGTGCCCTGGTTGCAGCAATTGCACAGGCAAGGGGTGCTGATCTGCTCCGTCTGTTCGGGCACGCTGATGCTGGCGGAGGCGGGATTGCTGGATGGAAAGGAAATCGCCTCGCACTGGGCCTATGCCGAACTTATTGCGCAGGAATTTCCGAAATGCACGTTCCGGCGCGACAGCATCCTGTGCCTGACGCACGAGGCCGATGGGATCGTCACGGCAGGTGGCGTGACATCGTGGCAGGAGTTGGTTCTCTACGTGATAACAAAGTTCTGCGGGCCGGATATCGCCCGGCAGACGGCGAAGGTCCATCTGCTCACGGGGCACGAAGCGGGACAACTGATTTTCGCCGCCATGAATCGGCGCAAGAACTCCTCCGACGCCGTGATTGCCGCATGTCAGGGTTGGATCGCGGATAACTACAGTGAACCAAATCCGGTGCAGCGCATGTCGGAAATGTCGGCGCTCAACGCGCGCACCTTCGCGCGTCGCTTCAAATCGGCAACCGGCCGCAGCCCCATGGATTACGTCCTGGAGTTGCGCATCGAGGAGGCAAAGCAGATTCTCGAAACCTCGGGTTTTGCCGTTGATGATGTCTCCGCCCAGGTAGGCTATCTTGATCCGGCCGCCTTCCGCCGGGTGTTTCGCAAGATCGCGGGCGTCACACCGCAGGAGTATCGCCGCCGCTATTCCCGGATCGGGCGGACGGCAACCGCAACCTGA
- a CDS encoding cytochrome c yields MSEGLTKSQARNIFFGGSLFFFVVFAALTAHSHYYAVSTSTNAQNLTESVVRGKRVWERNACIDCHTILGEGAYFAPELGNVFVRYGGKDDPAGAKEAIKAWISSQPTGIPGRRQMPNFHLTDGELNDIADFLEWVSKINTQGWPPKDSG; encoded by the coding sequence ATGAGTGAAGGCCTGACAAAATCCCAAGCGCGCAACATCTTCTTCGGGGGCTCGCTTTTCTTCTTTGTGGTGTTCGCTGCCTTGACGGCGCACAGCCACTACTATGCAGTGAGCACATCCACGAATGCGCAAAACCTGACTGAATCCGTGGTGCGGGGCAAACGCGTGTGGGAACGCAATGCCTGCATCGACTGCCACACCATCCTGGGTGAAGGCGCCTACTTCGCGCCCGAACTCGGCAACGTCTTCGTGCGCTACGGCGGCAAGGACGATCCTGCGGGAGCAAAGGAAGCCATCAAGGCCTGGATATCGAGCCAGCCCACCGGCATTCCCGGCCGCCGCCAGATGCCGAACTTCCATCTCACCGACGGGGAACTCAACGACATCGCCGATTTCCTTGAGTGGGTGAGCAAGATCAACACCCAGGGCTGGCCGCCCAAGGACAGCGGCTGA